A single region of the Eleginops maclovinus isolate JMC-PN-2008 ecotype Puerto Natales chromosome 16, JC_Emac_rtc_rv5, whole genome shotgun sequence genome encodes:
- the hrob gene encoding homologous recombination OB-fold protein — translation MTAMTCKLSGLFNIGEDFDDEDLLGTDWAVHSASGSADVAAAVSSCSLRASSVSHREPEKICLPQTREGSAAPCTGTASRSSTHTAAGQTVVQALRRPSSSSSLSSVQTYTGTLDKSQAALAPQQSHSNTAGPLKPCGAQDDFDDWDVDLADLDECDQQMVQSAAPAPPAFNPASSAKTLRPPTCSGIQTQPNRTLRDLNATRQTPGSSSIYLPNRICSTPVLRTPNPPPARLSAPPQNPGVFSGLTAYSPTPSPISRTLNRPQRPWATPGASPQGRVFFETVTPGPSSCSSVNSSTLSPHPLHTPVLTNRLVQLVSASNKLPQKRPRSEPHRPRTRRFPGPAGFLPQQLQGQRLDDIVVSVPQTPAHGAVARSPSQGSSSQTEEEEFSGGPWATMKAEMGLDERNSSCFLHSYSVVMVLRKAALKRLARNKVPNMAVLLKSIIHTHADAKAVFKDPTGEIQGTVHRRLLEDRVEELKVGAVLLLKQVGVFSPSHRNHYLNVTPNNLLKIYGPDGVSLSSTQLPLLVLEPRSPAVLREPVSRMQLLFDEEDDEGQEGEKCSERDEDAETPRDTRAGTSRQHAGNAAAQDSGWDADDDLDELLGELPEDTYSL, via the exons ATGACTGCGATG ACCTGCAAATTAAGTGGCCTGTTCAACATTGGCGAGGACTTTGATGATGAG GACCTGCTCGGGACCGACTGGGCAGTCCACTCAGCGTCTGGATCAGCTGATGTGGCAGCTGCTGTGTCTTCCTGTTCGCTGCGGGCCTCCTCTGTTTCTCACCGAGAGCCGGAGAAAATCTGCCTTCCGCAAACTAGAGAGGGATCAGCCGCTCCGTGTACGGGCACGGCATCGaggagcagcacacacactgctgcggGACAAACTGTTGTTCAGGCTTTAAGAcggccctcctcctcctcgtccttgTCCTCTGTTCAGACTTATACTGGCACACTGGATAAATCTCAGGCTGCTTTGGCACCCCAACAGAGTCATTCCAACACGGCAGGGCCGCTGAAGCCCTGTGGGGCTCAGGATGATTTTGATGATTGGGATGTTGACCTGGCAGACCTGGATGAGTGTGATCAGCAGATGGTGCAGTCAGCTGCTCCAGCCCCACCTGCGTTTAATCCTGCATCTTCAGCAAAAACACTCCGACCCCCGACATGCAGCGGGATTCAGACCCAACCTAATCGGACCCTGAGAGACTTGAACGCTACTCGCCAGACACCTGGCTCTTCTAGTATTTACCTACCTAATCGGATATGCTCCACTCCGGTTCTGAGAACTCCAAACCCCCCCCCGGCTCGCCTGTCAGCACCTCCTCAGAATCCAGGCGTTTTCTCTGGCCTTACTGCATATTCCCCTACTCCCAGCCCCATTTCCAGGACACTCAACAGGCCCCAGAGACCGTGGGCAACACCAGGAGCCTCTCCTCAGGGTCGTGTCTTCTTTGAGACAGTCACCCCAGGgccctcttcctgttcctctgtgAACTCCTCCACCCTCAGCCCTCACCCCCTTCACACACCAGTCCTCACCAACCGCCTGGTCCAGCTGGTCTCAGCCTCTAATAAGCTTCCTCAGAAGAGGCCCCGCTCCGAGCCTCACAGACCCAGGACCCGACGCTTCCCGGGGCCTGCCGGGTTCCTGCCACAGCAG ctgcaggGTCAGAGGCTGGACGACATTGTGGTTTCTGTCCCTCAGACTCCTGCTCATGGTGCTGTGGCCCGGTCACCAAGCCAG GGCTCCAGCTCACagactgaagaagaggagttcAGCGGCGGTCCCTGGGCAACGATGAAGGCAGAGATGGGATTGGATGAGAGGAACTCCTCGTGCTTCCTGCACTCCTACAGTGTGGTCATGGTTCTCCGAAAG GCTGCACTGAAACGGCTGGCGAGAAACAAAGTGCCCAACATGGCCGTGCTGCTGAAGAGCATCATCCACACACACGCTGATGCCAAGGCTGTGTTCAAAGACCCGACAG GGGAGATTCAGGGAACGGTTCATCGGCGTCTCCTAGAGGACCGAGTGGAAGAGCTGAAAGTCGGCGCTGTACTGCTGCTCAAACAG GTGGGTGTGTTTTCTCCTTCCCATCGTAACCATTACCTGAATGTGACGCCCAACAACCTGCTGAAGATCTATGGCCCTGATGGAGTCAGTCTGTCCTCCACTCAGCTCCCCCTGCTCGTCCTG GAGCCGAGGTCCCCCGCCGTCCTCCGGGAGCCCGTGTCTCGGATGCAGCTGTTGTTTGACGAGGAGGATGACGAGGGACAAGAGGGGGAAAAATGCTCGGAGAGAGACGAAGATGCGGAAACCCCAAGAGACACTAGAGCCGGCACCAGCAGACAGCATGCTGGGAACGCAGCAGCACAGGACTCAGGCTGGGATGCAG ATGATGACCTGGATGAACTCCTGGGAGAGTTACCTGAAGACACCTACAGCCTCTGA